Sequence from the Bremerella volcania genome:
CACCGATGCGGCCCTCGCGCGGATCGGCACGTTTGAGAAATTGCGTTGGCTGGATCTCACCAAAACGAGCATCACCGATAGCGGTATTGCTCACCTGACTGGCTGCCGTTCGCTGCGAGATTTGAGTATCGCCACCACCCACATCAGCGACCGCAGCCTGGCGACTGTTGGTAAGCTGAAGACACTGGAAGAACTCGACATCAGTGGTACGCCGGTCACCGATGCTGGTCTCGCTCATCTAAGTTCGCTATCGAACTTGAAGGTCCTGCGGATGGCGGTCACGCAGATCACCGACGAAGGGCTGTTGAAGCTTGCCGGCTTGAAAGATCTGGAAATGATCGATGCCCGGCAAACGCGGATCACGCCGCAGGGTGTTGAGCGTCTAAAGCAATCGCTGCCGAAGGTGGTGGTTCACCACTAAGCGGGCCTATAAAATCGATGGCTCCTCCACTTCCCTTCCTTCCTGTTGGAGCCGCGCCGATGTCTGCCCCTCGTCCCTGGATACTTTCTGAAGTTAACTACGGCCACGTGAAGAACACCCAATACGAAGTGGCCGTGCTTCCCTTGGGTGCCACCGAACCGCACAACCTGCACTTGCCGTACGGAACCGACGACTACGAAGGGACCCAGATCGGCCAGCGGATCTGCGAGGCGGCCCACAAGCAAGGGGCCAAAGTCATTCTTTTGCCGACGATGCCCTACGGCACCGAGACCAACATGCGGCAGTTTCCGCTGGCGATGAACGTTGACCCGTCGACGCTGTTTGCCGTGGTTACCGATCTGGTCGAGTCCCTGGTGCAAAGCGGAATCAAGAAGGTCGTGCTGCTCAACAGCCACGGCGGAAACGAGATGAAACCACTGCTGCGCGAGCTGTACGGAAAAACGGAAGCCCATGTTTTTCTATGTAATTGGTTTAAGGCCTTCAGCGAGCAAGAATACCACGAGATCTTCACCCACAAAGAAGATCATGCCGGCGAAATGGAAACCTCGATGATCCTGGCGTATCGTCCCGAGCTGGTTGCCAGACGACCAGATGGATCGTTTGACGCTGACTCCGGAGCGACCAGGCCGATGCGGATGGAGGCCCTCGAGCATGGCTGGGTTTCAATCACCCGCCCCTGGCACTTGCTGACGACCAACAGCGGATCAGGCAATCCTCACGAGGCGACGGCCGAAAAAGGGGAGCGCATGATGGAGCTTCTCGTCAGCCGCCTGGCCCCCTTCCTGGTCGAGCTATCCCATAGCCAGGCAGACGAAAACTTCCCGTTTGTCATCGACGGTTAGACGTAAGCCGTTAAAACGGCTGGTTTTGCAGAAATCAGAAGGCCCGGCCAATTGACGAAAGCCGAGGCGGCATTTAAGATAAGTCGCTTCGATTGTGGTGGGTATAGCTCAGCTGGTTAGAGCACTGGATTGTGGTTCCAGGGGTCGTGGGTTCGAATCCCTCTATCCACCCTTTCTTTTCTTTGGTCGAGGGCCCCACTGGTTTGCCCTCCCATCCTTCGCGAGGCTCTCTCAGCCCATGTCGGATTCCCGTGAGCGTCAATTGCCTCTGGCCGTTATCGTCACTACAAAGGCCCTCTATACGTCGTGCTGGGCGTGGCGCGGCATAGCGAGACCGACGAGCCGCTGGTCGTCTATCGCAAGGATTACGGCGATAAAAGCCTGTGGGTGCGTCCGCTGGCGATGTTCATCGAATCGGTGATCGTCGATGGCCAGGAAGTGCCCCGGTTTGAATACCTAGGACCCGAGAGCTTTTAGTTGTCTTTCGATCTACCCTGGCGGGATGCGGGGCATCATGACTTGATGTTCGTCAGTTGGCTCGGCGTATGAAAAAAGCCTGAGATCTTTCGACCTCAGGCTTTTTTGTTTTTAACTCGTCAGGCGTGAGCCGAAGCTTAGGCACCGCAGCTGCCGCAAGCCGAACCACACGAGGTGGTACCACAAGCAGGAACTTGGATGGTCTTAGGAACCATCTTGCAAACAGGAACCTGAACTTCTTCAGTCACGGTGTGAGGAACCATGACAGTGTACGTGCGAACTTTGTCTTCGTACACGGTCTTGTAGGTCGTAACCGGAACTTCCTTGGTGCGGGTTTCGGTGTTGCAGACCATGTACTTAACTTCCTTGGTCTTGGTTTCCGGAACCATCGTGCACACCTGGTAGGTGTACTCTTGCTGTTGTGGAACGCACTCGGTGTAGGAAACTTCCTTCTGCTTGGTTTCGGTCACGTAGTTGCAAACCTGGTAGGTGTACTCACGCGTTTCCGGAACACATTCGGTGTACGAGACTTCCTTTTGCTTGGTCTCGGTCACGTAGTTGCAGACCTGGTAGGTGTATTCACGAGTTTCGGGAACACAAACCTTGTGCTTGACTTCCTTGGTCAGCGTTTCA
This genomic interval carries:
- a CDS encoding DUF1653 domain-containing protein, coding for MASGRYRHYKGPLYVVLGVARHSETDEPLVVYRKDYGDKSLWVRPLAMFIESVIVDGQEVPRFEYLGPESF
- a CDS encoding creatininase family protein — protein: MSAPRPWILSEVNYGHVKNTQYEVAVLPLGATEPHNLHLPYGTDDYEGTQIGQRICEAAHKQGAKVILLPTMPYGTETNMRQFPLAMNVDPSTLFAVVTDLVESLVQSGIKKVVLLNSHGGNEMKPLLRELYGKTEAHVFLCNWFKAFSEQEYHEIFTHKEDHAGEMETSMILAYRPELVARRPDGSFDADSGATRPMRMEALEHGWVSITRPWHLLTTNSGSGNPHEATAEKGERMMELLVSRLAPFLVELSHSQADENFPFVIDG